A region of Falco peregrinus isolate bFalPer1 chromosome 13, bFalPer1.pri, whole genome shotgun sequence DNA encodes the following proteins:
- the LOC101916908 gene encoding V-set and immunoglobulin domain-containing protein 4-like isoform X2 encodes MGEVVRIVVFVMAFISCNALLDLSGVPQVKGTWMATTTLPCAYMPSEGFTQQMLSWSIERDHRTSTIFRRDDSGDHILLAQFRDRVSVPKHSPGNASLLIENLEMPDSGHYTCKVIWRSENNSLVTKEVTTVVKVVKVAVTKPVIRAGELGLAVPAGARTSLTCVADGSPPISYRWFRSTPGGKALLLSSQAELAWDSLQPSDAGKYYCEAENRAGARAVQQSDTVELTVRGSPVTQQPSAGTDRHARPPLTPRGSGTQQVPTEPLYEVAFCSTADVMRLETDVEVPVKCLHKKTNCKTETFNDTFTVKDDSHNSVYIRKNPEYENLVSAMESEYETERI; translated from the exons aTGGGAGAAGTTGTGCGGATAGTGGTGTTTGTGATGGCTTTCATCAGCTGCAATG ccctcctggATCTGTCTGGTGTCCCCCAGGTCAAGGGCACGTGGATGGCAACCACCACTTTACCGTGTGCATACATGCCCTCAGAAGGTTTCACACAGCAAATGCTCAGCTGGAGCATAGAGCGAGACCATAGGACCTCTACCATCTTTCGGAGGGACGATTCTGGTGACCACATCCTGTTGGCTCAGTTCCGAGACCGGGTCAGCGTCCCAAAGCACAGCCCAGGGAACGCCTCACTCCTAATTGAGAACCTCGAAATGCCTGACAGTGGACACTACACCTGTAAAGTCATCTGGAGGTCTGAAAACAACAGCTTGGTAACAAAGGAGGTGACCACTGTGGTTAAAGTAGTCAAAG TTGCTGTGACCAAGCCCGTCATCAGGGCgggtgagctggggctggcagtgccGGCAGGAGCCAGGACCAGCCTGACCTGTGTGGCCGACGGGTCCCCCCCCATCAGCTACCGCTGGTTCAGGAGCACCCCGGGAGGGAAAGCCCTGCTCCtgagcagccaggctgagctggcGTGGGACAGCCTGCAGCCCTCCGACGCCGGGAAGTACTACTGTGAGGCAGAGAacagggctggagccagggcagTGCAGCAGAGCGACACCGTTGAGCTGACAGTGAGAG GGTCCCCAGTCACACAGCAGCCCAGTGCTGGGACTGACAGGCACGCCAGACCCCCGCTCACCCCTCGAGGCAGTGGGACCCAGCAAGTGCCCACAG aacCTCTCTATGAAGTTGCTTT ctgcagcactgcagatgtCATGAGATTGGAGACTGATGTGGAAGTCCCTGTTAAGTGCCTACACAAGAAGACAAATTGTAAGACTGAAACATTCAATGATACTTTCACTGTGAAAGATGACAGCCACAACAGCGTATACATCAGGAAGAATCCTGAGTATGAGAACCTTGTGAGTGCAATGGAATCAGaatatgaaacagaaagaatttaG
- the LOC101916908 gene encoding V-set and immunoglobulin domain-containing protein 4-like isoform X1, whose protein sequence is MGEVVRIVVFVMAFISCNALLDLSGVPQVKGTWMATTTLPCAYMPSEGFTQQMLSWSIERDHRTSTIFRRDDSGDHILLAQFRDRVSVPKHSPGNASLLIENLEMPDSGHYTCKVIWRSENNSLVTKEVTTVVKVVKVAVTKPVIRAGELGLAVPAGARTSLTCVADGSPPISYRWFRSTPGGKALLLSSQAELAWDSLQPSDAGKYYCEAENRAGARAVQQSDTVELTVRGSPVTQQPSAGTDRHARPPLTPRGSGTQQVPTGTPQTAPAAPLYALPAALGGAALGALMAALLRRRPGKKEPLYEVAFCSTADVMRLETDVEVPVKCLHKKTNCKTETFNDTFTVKDDSHNSVYIRKNPEYENLVSAMESEYETERI, encoded by the exons aTGGGAGAAGTTGTGCGGATAGTGGTGTTTGTGATGGCTTTCATCAGCTGCAATG ccctcctggATCTGTCTGGTGTCCCCCAGGTCAAGGGCACGTGGATGGCAACCACCACTTTACCGTGTGCATACATGCCCTCAGAAGGTTTCACACAGCAAATGCTCAGCTGGAGCATAGAGCGAGACCATAGGACCTCTACCATCTTTCGGAGGGACGATTCTGGTGACCACATCCTGTTGGCTCAGTTCCGAGACCGGGTCAGCGTCCCAAAGCACAGCCCAGGGAACGCCTCACTCCTAATTGAGAACCTCGAAATGCCTGACAGTGGACACTACACCTGTAAAGTCATCTGGAGGTCTGAAAACAACAGCTTGGTAACAAAGGAGGTGACCACTGTGGTTAAAGTAGTCAAAG TTGCTGTGACCAAGCCCGTCATCAGGGCgggtgagctggggctggcagtgccGGCAGGAGCCAGGACCAGCCTGACCTGTGTGGCCGACGGGTCCCCCCCCATCAGCTACCGCTGGTTCAGGAGCACCCCGGGAGGGAAAGCCCTGCTCCtgagcagccaggctgagctggcGTGGGACAGCCTGCAGCCCTCCGACGCCGGGAAGTACTACTGTGAGGCAGAGAacagggctggagccagggcagTGCAGCAGAGCGACACCGTTGAGCTGACAGTGAGAG GGTCCCCAGTCACACAGCAGCCCAGTGCTGGGACTGACAGGCACGCCAGACCCCCGCTCACCCCTCGAGGCAGTGGGACCCAGCAAGTGCCCACAG GGACCCCCCAGAccgcgcccgccgcgccccTGTACGCGCTGCCGGCCGCGCTGGGCGGGGCCGCGCTGGGGGCGCTGATGGCCGCGCTGCTGCGCCGCAGGCCCGGCAAGAAGG aacCTCTCTATGAAGTTGCTTT ctgcagcactgcagatgtCATGAGATTGGAGACTGATGTGGAAGTCCCTGTTAAGTGCCTACACAAGAAGACAAATTGTAAGACTGAAACATTCAATGATACTTTCACTGTGAAAGATGACAGCCACAACAGCGTATACATCAGGAAGAATCCTGAGTATGAGAACCTTGTGAGTGCAATGGAATCAGaatatgaaacagaaagaatttaG